The genome window CCAGTCACCTTCCAGTTTCGGGTTAGCTGCGGTGGACCCAACCGAGAATCTCCACAGTGGCACGTCATTGCCGGCGAAGAATCCGTGTTGCATATCCTGAACCTGCTGCCAGAACTCACCACCCTTTTCCATCACCTCGCCGGACCACTTCTCAGCCGTGGCTTCCACCGCGGAACGGGCGCCGGACAATCGCAGATAGACCTTGCCATCTACCCAGCAGGCACCTGTGATTGGCTTGGATTCAGCCGCGCGGCTGTTCATGTAATGAATAACCTCGTCCATGCCCATTTCCTGTACCAGGGTCATGGATGCGGCCGGCTTCGGCATCACTTTCAGGCTGATTTCGGTCATAACGCCCAGGGTCCCCATGGCGCCAGCCTGAAGCCGGGAGACATCGTAACCGGCAACATTTTTCATGACCTGGCCACCAAAGCGCAGATGCTCGCCCTTGCCGTTCAGCAGGCGGACACCCAGCACCTGATCCCGCACCGAGCCGCTCCAGGGCCGCGCCGGCCCCGAGAGGTTGCAGGCCAAAGTGCCACCAATCGTAGACGCCGCACCGAGACGGGGAGGCTCAAAATGCAGCGCCTGCCCCTGCTCAGCCAGGGTTGCTTCGATTTCGCTCAGCGGGGTTCCGGCACGAACGGTAAGTACCAGCTCGACCGGATGGTATTCCACAATGCCGGAATGCTCGCCGATATTCAGAGTACCTGCGCCAGCGTCAGCTTCACGCCCCATAAAGGCCTTGGTTTCACCGCCGGCGATGTTGAGTTTTTGCCCGCCATCGCGAGCCTGGAGCACCTGCTCCCTGAGTTGCTGGTAGATATCAGCCATGAGCGGCTTCCGTTTGTTCGTGCTTGTGTTGTTTGTGTTCGAGGGAGCGGTATTCCTGGCAGAACTTGAGGGCTGGCACACCCTTGCCCGGATTCAGAATACCCGCGGGATCAAACGCGGCCTTAACGTCGTGGAACTGCTGCAGTTCTTCGTCGTTGAACTGAACGGCCATCTGACGAATCTTCTCCACGCCAACACCATGCTCACCGGTGATGCACCCGCCCACTTCAACACAAAGACTGAGAATGCTACTGCCAAACGCCTCGGTGCGCTCGAACTCACCCGGCACGTTCGCATCAAACAGGATCAGTGGGTGCAGGTTGCCGTCACCGGCATGGAAAACGTTGGCCACACGCAGACCGAATTCCTCGGACATCGTTTCCATCTCGGTCAACACACGCGCAAGATGCCGGCGAGGAATGGTTCCATCCATGCAGTAATAGTCCGGAGAGATGCGCCCCACTGCCGGGAATGCGGACTTGCGCCCTTTCCAGAGCAGCGCCCGCTCTTCCTCGCTCTGCGAGGTACGTACAGAGGTGGCGCCAAGCTTACGGAAGACCTCTTCAGCCTCGGCGATGTGTTCGTGCACCTCTTCCTCGGTACCGTCTACTTCACACAGCAACAACGCCTTGGCGTCACGGGGATAGCCTGCCTGGGCGAAGTCATCGGCCGCCACAATGGCATGGCCATCCATCATTTCCAGACCACCGGGAATGATGCCATGGGAAATAATGCCACCCACCGCATCACCGCCTTTCTGGACACTGTCAAAACCCGCCATGACCACCTGCGCCACTTCCGGCTTCGGCAACAGTTTCACCTTTACTTCGGTGACCACACCGAGCAGGCCCTCTGACCCTGTCATCAAAGCCAGCAGGTCCATACCGCAACTGTCCAGAGCATCGCTGCCAACGGTCACGACGTCGCCTTCAGCCGTTACCATTTCAACACTGTGAAGGTTGTGCACCGTCAAACCGTATTTCAGGCAGTGTACGCCACCGGAGTTTTCCGCCACATTACCGCCAATGGTGCAGGCAATCTGGGATGACGGGTCCGGACCGTAATACAGCCCGTACTGAGCCGCCTCCTCGCTGATAGCAAGGTTGCGAACACCCGGCTGCAGCCGTGCCGTTCGCGCCAGCGGATCAATCTCCAGGATACGGTTGAACTTGGCAAGCGAAAGCACCACGCCCTCCTTGTTGGGCATGGCACCGGCGCTGAGGCCGGTCCCTGCACCACGGGCAACGACCGGAACCTGATTTTCGTTGCAGATACGCATCACACGCTGTACCTGCTCAACGGTCTCCGGCAGCACCACCAGCAAGGGCATCTCGCAATACATCGACATGCCGTCGCATTCATAGGGCTTCATGGTTTCGTCATCAGTAATGACGTAGTTCGGGTCAATAAAGGCCCGGAACTGCTCCGCGAGCTCGGCTTTGCTGACTTTCGGCTTGGTAGTCATAGCGTTCTCTGGGTTCATATCCCGTCAATAACCGCTGGAAAGCGGATGTTGCGGGCGGTTCCGAAGACCCACCCGCACCGGTGTGACAGCAATCAACTGCGTTTGGTTTCAAAGTGGTCGAGACCCGCCTGGGCACAATCCATGTCCTGCTGCGGAGTACCGGAACTGAGGCCAATACCGCCAACCACGTCGCCGTCGACGACAACCGGCAGGCCACCACCTACAGAACTGACCCGACCACCAACTTCCGTGTGAATACCAAAGGCCAGATTTCCCGGCACGTTGGCTTTGTTGTAGTCATGGGTCGCTTTCTTGGCGGCTGCGGCGGTGAATGCCTTGTCCTGCGCGATGGTGATACTGGTGATCTTGCCTCCGTCCATGCGCTCGAAGGCGATCAGGTTACCGGACTCATCAACGATCGCGATGCACATGGGTACACCGATCTCGCGGGCTTTTTCGGCAGCCCCCTCTATAAGAATCCGGGCTTCAGCCACATCCAGTCTTTTAACTGTCAACATAAAAACGTACTCCTTGAATTCATTAACCGTAAACGAGTCCTGGCAGCCAGGTCACGATGCCAGGGATCAGGATACACATAAACAGTCCGAATGCCTGAATGGCC of Marinobacter sediminum contains these proteins:
- the glcE gene encoding glycolate oxidase subunit GlcE, yielding MADIYQQLREQVLQARDGGQKLNIAGGETKAFMGREADAGAGTLNIGEHSGIVEYHPVELVLTVRAGTPLSEIEATLAEQGQALHFEPPRLGAASTIGGTLACNLSGPARPWSGSVRDQVLGVRLLNGKGEHLRFGGQVMKNVAGYDVSRLQAGAMGTLGVMTEISLKVMPKPAASMTLVQEMGMDEVIHYMNSRAAESKPITGACWVDGKVYLRLSGARSAVEATAEKWSGEVMEKGGEFWQQVQDMQHGFFAGNDVPLWRFSVGSTAANPKLEGDWFIDWAGSQRWFRGAGELKDMEPLARAAGGQVSLFRGGDRSEEVMHHQPEALKTIQRRIKNAFDPDNIFNPGRLYSWL
- a CDS encoding FAD-linked oxidase C-terminal domain-containing protein, with product MTTKPKVSKAELAEQFRAFIDPNYVITDDETMKPYECDGMSMYCEMPLLVVLPETVEQVQRVMRICNENQVPVVARGAGTGLSAGAMPNKEGVVLSLAKFNRILEIDPLARTARLQPGVRNLAISEEAAQYGLYYGPDPSSQIACTIGGNVAENSGGVHCLKYGLTVHNLHSVEMVTAEGDVVTVGSDALDSCGMDLLALMTGSEGLLGVVTEVKVKLLPKPEVAQVVMAGFDSVQKGGDAVGGIISHGIIPGGLEMMDGHAIVAADDFAQAGYPRDAKALLLCEVDGTEEEVHEHIAEAEEVFRKLGATSVRTSQSEEERALLWKGRKSAFPAVGRISPDYYCMDGTIPRRHLARVLTEMETMSEEFGLRVANVFHAGDGNLHPLILFDANVPGEFERTEAFGSSILSLCVEVGGCITGEHGVGVEKIRQMAVQFNDEELQQFHDVKAAFDPAGILNPGKGVPALKFCQEYRSLEHKQHKHEQTEAAHG
- a CDS encoding GlcG/HbpS family heme-binding protein, producing MLTVKRLDVAEARILIEGAAEKAREIGVPMCIAIVDESGNLIAFERMDGGKITSITIAQDKAFTAAAAKKATHDYNKANVPGNLAFGIHTEVGGRVSSVGGGLPVVVDGDVVGGIGLSSGTPQQDMDCAQAGLDHFETKRS